A single genomic interval of Lucilia cuprina isolate Lc7/37 chromosome 2, ASM2204524v1, whole genome shotgun sequence harbors:
- the LOC111683834 gene encoding bromodomain-containing protein DDB_G0280777 isoform X3, with protein sequence MSCLTYLSAAFRSYRQKRFTSNVQSNSSTSPSTTSTTASTPTGGSTTSIKGSPPPKKFTLHTKRLDIKSTPGKTPLKDHNRILNQTITTSTSNNKAISKPETSSETTSEHQEIGGSNVVVNINNNNNIHEKSTTASTRTNSRTSSPTILTNATNTTIINNKKTPASPAVTASNNSIEKKLHSKLPNSSTTSSTTSAGRKLLLQKQHQQLSDDTITNNSSLELNNELQQLKCLNRHSYNGSFNYKTFEQQQHQLQELQKQTEHQAKSTEALGVLLQYLVYDLDAFACPSLKTESLKTKDKLKKTLLLLDEAKHVCSELQDQLGDKDVYYTQRENELQALHRCELEKARSNLVEFQTMAKQQISSLEAQLQNSESENKRLLEAYRIEMEHKMSQKQQQLDTAEEHGKSLSERLQALEVSEQQLRVQLTQTESSYAGRLQAAAEREQELTERLKQQTKELDKLKALKENNERELKEKLNLSNDEVAVLRTSRRSLNESGVGSPRNTSSLTSSTHMELNRLQSEAESLRCVLELKQKEISKLTKQNEELLRDADEKLALQAKISLLESKNEMLHSELEIKSEKEKEYLRQIDEVQKAFSHETVKRTRLSYDNEALQWQLKQRSEQLHIVETKLQELSAHDISTTSVANRSSQNGASLTSSIHMDDISPPTSPVIKGVIEKTDSVSWVLEMDDETPEAAASKMVKRAGSFRSVERSPSTRRQLSVSASAAYSGNMTNCNSSLMEVAGPNPLSQSMSATSVIREHSKVEVNEFNNRSHPRIRSKSVSIKGCESIQPQPKSSKKVSRQLSGGSSSRKNELSTNWKEPVLTSSPYVMRPRSSTLKIDNESEEVLFRRSSASKLITCDTSALNKGERLEMRSLPSHPSVQDLKVIKKCQEIQESAGEAMVSGTNSEDESCSASSDDVVSTASSSAASDSTTSSNQLKNSRMSFEEVLLIEKINSLSGTPMEVSWSEDADGLGNSSTL encoded by the exons ATCATAATCGCATATTGAATCAAACAATTACAACATCAACAAGCAACAATAAAGCAATTAGCAAACCGGAAACATCGTCAGAAACTACTTCCGAGCATCAGGAGATTGGTGGTAGCAACGTTGTTGTGaacattaataataacaataacatacaTGAGAAATCTACGACAGCAAGTACAAGGACAAATTCTAGAACATCATCACCGACAATACTAACAAATGcaacaaacacaacaataataaataataagaaaacacCCGCCTCGCCAGCTGTAACAGCATCCAACAATTCAATTGAAAAG AAACTTCATTCAAAACTTCCAAATTCCTCTACAACATCCTCCACCACATCAGCAGGTCGCAAATTGCTATTGCAAAAGCAACATCAACAATTGTCGGATGATACAATCACCAATAATTCGTCGCTGGAATTGAATAATGAATTACAACAATTGAAATGTCTAAATCGTCATTCTTATAATGGGTCATTCAACTATAAGACATTTGAGCAGCAACAACACCAGCTCcaagaattacaaaaacaaacggAACATCAGGCCAAAAGTACAGAAGCACTAGGAGTGCTATTACAATACTTGGTCTATGAT CTGGATGCTTTTGCTTGTCCTTCTTTGAAAACGGAAAGTTTGAAAACTaaagacaaattaaaaaaaactttactctTACTCGATGAAGCCAAACATGTTTGCTCCGAATTACAGGACCAGTTGGGTGACAAAGATGTCTACTATACACAAAGAGAAAATGAACTCCAGGCCTTACATCgctgtgaattggaaaaag CTCGATCAAATCTTGTGGAATTTCAAACCATGGCCAAACAACAAATTTCTTCTTTGGAAGCTCAATTACAAAATTCCGAAAGTGAAAATAAGCGTCTTTTGGAAGCATATCGGATTGAAATGGAACATAAAAtgtcacaaaaacaacaacagttagATACTGCCGAAGAACATGGAAAATCGTTGAGTGAACGTTTACAAGCTTTGGAAGTTTCAGAACAACAACTACGGGTTCAACTTACCCAGACAGAATCGTCATATGCCGGTCGTTTACAAGCTGCAGCCGAACGAGAACAAGAACTTACCGAACGCCTTAAACAACAAACCAAAGAATTAGataaattaaaagctttgaaAGAGAACAATGAAAGAGaacttaaagaaaaactgaATCTCTCAAACGACGAAGTTGCCGTTTTAAGAACTTCTCGCAGAAGTCTTAATGAAAGTGGGGTCGGCTCGCCACGTAATACTTCATCGTTAACATCATCTACCCATATGGAGTTGAATCGCTTGCAAAGTGAAGCAGAAAGTTTAAGATGTGTCTTGGAGTTAAAGCAGAAAGAAATATCCAAATTGacaaaacaaaatgaagaaTTATTAAGAGATGCTGATGAGAAATTAGCATTACAAGCTAAAATCTCCTTATTAGAATCGAAAAATGAAATGTTACATTCGGAACTAGAGATTAAGTCGGAAAAAGAAAA aGAATACCTACGACAGATTGATGAAGTCCAAAAGGCCTTTAGCCATGAAACTGTCAAACGTACTCGTCTCTCTTACGACAACGAAGCCTTGCAATGGCAATTGAAACAACGCTCCGAACAACTACATATTGTAGAAACAAAATTACAAGAACTCTCTGCTCATGACATCTCCACCACCTCAGTAGCCAATCGTTCTTCACAAAATGGCGCTTCATTAACCTCCTCCATTCACATGGATGACATTTCACCTCCCACTTCCCCCGTCATTAAAGGTGTCATTGAAAAAACAGATTCAGTGTCTTGGGTCCTTGAAATGGATGATGAGACTCCTGAAGCGGCAGCCTCTAAAATGGTAAAACGTGCCGGATCATTTAGATCTGTAGAACGCAGTCCTTCGACAAGACGACAATTGTCGGTTAGTGCCAGTGCGGCTTATAGTGGTAATATGACAAATTGTAACTCTAGTTTAATGGAGGTGGCTGGTCCAAATCCCCTATCCCAGTCTATGTCGGCCACATCAGTGATAAGAGAACATTCCAAAGTTGAAGTAAATGAATTTAACAACCGCTCTCATCCCCGTATACGCTCAAAGTCTGTAAGCATAAAGGGTTGCGAAAGCATTCAGCCACAGCCCAAATCATCTAAAAAAGTTTCTAGACAATTATCTGGCGGTTCTAGTTCGAGAAAAAATGAACTCTCCACTAACTGGAAAGAACCTGTGCTAACTAGCTCTCCTTATGTAATGAGACCCAGATCGTCGACCCTTAAAATTGATAACGAATCTGAGGAAGTATTATTTAGACGCAGTTCGGCTAGCAAGTTAATTACTTGCGACACTTCTGCCTTAAATAAAGGTGAACGCTTAGAAATGCGTTCCTTACCTTCCCATCCCTCTGTACAGGATTTGAAagtcatcaaaaaatgtcaagaAATTCAAGAATCTGCAGGTGAAGCAATGGTTTCAGGCACAAATTCAGAAGATGAAAGTTGTTCCGCCTCCTCAGATGATGTGGTCAGTACAGCTTCGTCTTCGGCAGCATCTGATTCAACAACTTCATCGAATCAACTGAAAAATTCACGCATGTCTTTTGAGGAAGTGTTGCTTATAGAGAAAATTAATAGCTTATCTGGCACCCCTATGGAGGTTAGCTGGTCTGAAGATGCTGACGGTCTAGGCAATAGCTCTACACTATGA
- the LOC111683834 gene encoding COP1-interactive protein 1 isoform X1: MGLNDFVSLFYGSAQNLNTSSSSSTFLSSSSTDVENPLTFNQASTTLEMLKNHKNSKLPKFNLNDFSTSDVKFSRNMTLTSIKTPRQKGIILSGGENCNSISGGKSGRNNRNATSTSAIHKLHSSSSSVSLSTVQTNAKTTASTALYAASVSTTGNLPSTTTTTSVAVAHTCPSTNEMDLLKAPGLRKKSSFLWNSFRMPRKQKGDHNRILNQTITTSTSNNKAISKPETSSETTSEHQEIGGSNVVVNINNNNNIHEKSTTASTRTNSRTSSPTILTNATNTTIINNKKTPASPAVTASNNSIEKKLHSKLPNSSTTSSTTSAGRKLLLQKQHQQLSDDTITNNSSLELNNELQQLKCLNRHSYNGSFNYKTFEQQQHQLQELQKQTEHQAKSTEALGVLLQYLVYDLDAFACPSLKTESLKTKDKLKKTLLLLDEAKHVCSELQDQLGDKDVYYTQRENELQALHRCELEKARSNLVEFQTMAKQQISSLEAQLQNSESENKRLLEAYRIEMEHKMSQKQQQLDTAEEHGKSLSERLQALEVSEQQLRVQLTQTESSYAGRLQAAAEREQELTERLKQQTKELDKLKALKENNERELKEKLNLSNDEVAVLRTSRRSLNESGVGSPRNTSSLTSSTHMELNRLQSEAESLRCVLELKQKEISKLTKQNEELLRDADEKLALQAKISLLESKNEMLHSELEIKSEKEKEYLRQIDEVQKAFSHETVKRTRLSYDNEALQWQLKQRSEQLHIVETKLQELSAHDISTTSVANRSSQNGASLTSSIHMDDISPPTSPVIKGVIEKTDSVSWVLEMDDETPEAAASKMVKRAGSFRSVERSPSTRRQLSVSASAAYSGNMTNCNSSLMEVAGPNPLSQSMSATSVIREHSKVEVNEFNNRSHPRIRSKSVSIKGCESIQPQPKSSKKVSRQLSGGSSSRKNELSTNWKEPVLTSSPYVMRPRSSTLKIDNESEEVLFRRSSASKLITCDTSALNKGERLEMRSLPSHPSVQDLKVIKKCQEIQESAGEAMVSGTNSEDESCSASSDDVVSTASSSAASDSTTSSNQLKNSRMSFEEVLLIEKINSLSGTPMEVSWSEDADGLGNSSTL, translated from the exons ATGGGTctaaatgattttgtttcatTATTCTATGGTTCAGCTCAGAACCTTAACACGTCGTCCTCGTCATCAACGTTTTTGTCGTCCTCCTCAACAGATGTTGAAAATCCATTAACGTTTAATCAAGCAAGTACAACActggaaatgttaaaaaatcacaaaaattctaaattgccaaaatttaatttaaatgatttttccaCAAGTGATGTGAAATTTTCGCGAAATATGACTTTGACATCAATAAAAACACCACGACAAAAAGGAATAATATTAAGTGGTGGTGAAAATTGTAATAGTATTAGTGGTGGCAAAAGTGGTAGAAATAATAGAAATGCAACGAGTACAAGTGCAATACACAAACTTCATTCATCTTCTTCATCTGTATCTTTGTCAACAGTACAAACAAATGCCAAAACTACTGCGAGTACTGCACTGTATGCAGCTTCAGTATCCACAACTGGTAATTTACCgtcaacaacgacaacaacttCCGTAGCAGTCGCTCATACGTGCCCTAGTACCAACGAAATGGATTTGCTAAAAGCTCCTGGTCTACGCAAGAAATCATCATTTTTGTGGAATTCTTTTCGTATGCCACGCAAACAAAAAGGAG ATCATAATCGCATATTGAATCAAACAATTACAACATCAACAAGCAACAATAAAGCAATTAGCAAACCGGAAACATCGTCAGAAACTACTTCCGAGCATCAGGAGATTGGTGGTAGCAACGTTGTTGTGaacattaataataacaataacatacaTGAGAAATCTACGACAGCAAGTACAAGGACAAATTCTAGAACATCATCACCGACAATACTAACAAATGcaacaaacacaacaataataaataataagaaaacacCCGCCTCGCCAGCTGTAACAGCATCCAACAATTCAATTGAAAAG AAACTTCATTCAAAACTTCCAAATTCCTCTACAACATCCTCCACCACATCAGCAGGTCGCAAATTGCTATTGCAAAAGCAACATCAACAATTGTCGGATGATACAATCACCAATAATTCGTCGCTGGAATTGAATAATGAATTACAACAATTGAAATGTCTAAATCGTCATTCTTATAATGGGTCATTCAACTATAAGACATTTGAGCAGCAACAACACCAGCTCcaagaattacaaaaacaaacggAACATCAGGCCAAAAGTACAGAAGCACTAGGAGTGCTATTACAATACTTGGTCTATGAT CTGGATGCTTTTGCTTGTCCTTCTTTGAAAACGGAAAGTTTGAAAACTaaagacaaattaaaaaaaactttactctTACTCGATGAAGCCAAACATGTTTGCTCCGAATTACAGGACCAGTTGGGTGACAAAGATGTCTACTATACACAAAGAGAAAATGAACTCCAGGCCTTACATCgctgtgaattggaaaaag CTCGATCAAATCTTGTGGAATTTCAAACCATGGCCAAACAACAAATTTCTTCTTTGGAAGCTCAATTACAAAATTCCGAAAGTGAAAATAAGCGTCTTTTGGAAGCATATCGGATTGAAATGGAACATAAAAtgtcacaaaaacaacaacagttagATACTGCCGAAGAACATGGAAAATCGTTGAGTGAACGTTTACAAGCTTTGGAAGTTTCAGAACAACAACTACGGGTTCAACTTACCCAGACAGAATCGTCATATGCCGGTCGTTTACAAGCTGCAGCCGAACGAGAACAAGAACTTACCGAACGCCTTAAACAACAAACCAAAGAATTAGataaattaaaagctttgaaAGAGAACAATGAAAGAGaacttaaagaaaaactgaATCTCTCAAACGACGAAGTTGCCGTTTTAAGAACTTCTCGCAGAAGTCTTAATGAAAGTGGGGTCGGCTCGCCACGTAATACTTCATCGTTAACATCATCTACCCATATGGAGTTGAATCGCTTGCAAAGTGAAGCAGAAAGTTTAAGATGTGTCTTGGAGTTAAAGCAGAAAGAAATATCCAAATTGacaaaacaaaatgaagaaTTATTAAGAGATGCTGATGAGAAATTAGCATTACAAGCTAAAATCTCCTTATTAGAATCGAAAAATGAAATGTTACATTCGGAACTAGAGATTAAGTCGGAAAAAGAAAA aGAATACCTACGACAGATTGATGAAGTCCAAAAGGCCTTTAGCCATGAAACTGTCAAACGTACTCGTCTCTCTTACGACAACGAAGCCTTGCAATGGCAATTGAAACAACGCTCCGAACAACTACATATTGTAGAAACAAAATTACAAGAACTCTCTGCTCATGACATCTCCACCACCTCAGTAGCCAATCGTTCTTCACAAAATGGCGCTTCATTAACCTCCTCCATTCACATGGATGACATTTCACCTCCCACTTCCCCCGTCATTAAAGGTGTCATTGAAAAAACAGATTCAGTGTCTTGGGTCCTTGAAATGGATGATGAGACTCCTGAAGCGGCAGCCTCTAAAATGGTAAAACGTGCCGGATCATTTAGATCTGTAGAACGCAGTCCTTCGACAAGACGACAATTGTCGGTTAGTGCCAGTGCGGCTTATAGTGGTAATATGACAAATTGTAACTCTAGTTTAATGGAGGTGGCTGGTCCAAATCCCCTATCCCAGTCTATGTCGGCCACATCAGTGATAAGAGAACATTCCAAAGTTGAAGTAAATGAATTTAACAACCGCTCTCATCCCCGTATACGCTCAAAGTCTGTAAGCATAAAGGGTTGCGAAAGCATTCAGCCACAGCCCAAATCATCTAAAAAAGTTTCTAGACAATTATCTGGCGGTTCTAGTTCGAGAAAAAATGAACTCTCCACTAACTGGAAAGAACCTGTGCTAACTAGCTCTCCTTATGTAATGAGACCCAGATCGTCGACCCTTAAAATTGATAACGAATCTGAGGAAGTATTATTTAGACGCAGTTCGGCTAGCAAGTTAATTACTTGCGACACTTCTGCCTTAAATAAAGGTGAACGCTTAGAAATGCGTTCCTTACCTTCCCATCCCTCTGTACAGGATTTGAAagtcatcaaaaaatgtcaagaAATTCAAGAATCTGCAGGTGAAGCAATGGTTTCAGGCACAAATTCAGAAGATGAAAGTTGTTCCGCCTCCTCAGATGATGTGGTCAGTACAGCTTCGTCTTCGGCAGCATCTGATTCAACAACTTCATCGAATCAACTGAAAAATTCACGCATGTCTTTTGAGGAAGTGTTGCTTATAGAGAAAATTAATAGCTTATCTGGCACCCCTATGGAGGTTAGCTGGTCTGAAGATGCTGACGGTCTAGGCAATAGCTCTACACTATGA
- the LOC111683834 gene encoding COP1-interactive protein 1 isoform X2, which yields MHQKRQSFCQFSDTNHKFQKKFLSIRCDEQLELSYYNVIWNTRNGVVYQVEKISSSSGTRKNCAFAWKRKLRQRSQRNFSYNFHENEYALPTTERVFTTKSRIYYSDVKKCQKPLDLLSCLINNNFMTSKESHTLTKTKDAEVLLSLNITTPDKEHKSKCPNEKQHWIQFNTFCSDLGEGDHNRILNQTITTSTSNNKAISKPETSSETTSEHQEIGGSNVVVNINNNNNIHEKSTTASTRTNSRTSSPTILTNATNTTIINNKKTPASPAVTASNNSIEKKLHSKLPNSSTTSSTTSAGRKLLLQKQHQQLSDDTITNNSSLELNNELQQLKCLNRHSYNGSFNYKTFEQQQHQLQELQKQTEHQAKSTEALGVLLQYLVYDLDAFACPSLKTESLKTKDKLKKTLLLLDEAKHVCSELQDQLGDKDVYYTQRENELQALHRCELEKARSNLVEFQTMAKQQISSLEAQLQNSESENKRLLEAYRIEMEHKMSQKQQQLDTAEEHGKSLSERLQALEVSEQQLRVQLTQTESSYAGRLQAAAEREQELTERLKQQTKELDKLKALKENNERELKEKLNLSNDEVAVLRTSRRSLNESGVGSPRNTSSLTSSTHMELNRLQSEAESLRCVLELKQKEISKLTKQNEELLRDADEKLALQAKISLLESKNEMLHSELEIKSEKEKEYLRQIDEVQKAFSHETVKRTRLSYDNEALQWQLKQRSEQLHIVETKLQELSAHDISTTSVANRSSQNGASLTSSIHMDDISPPTSPVIKGVIEKTDSVSWVLEMDDETPEAAASKMVKRAGSFRSVERSPSTRRQLSVSASAAYSGNMTNCNSSLMEVAGPNPLSQSMSATSVIREHSKVEVNEFNNRSHPRIRSKSVSIKGCESIQPQPKSSKKVSRQLSGGSSSRKNELSTNWKEPVLTSSPYVMRPRSSTLKIDNESEEVLFRRSSASKLITCDTSALNKGERLEMRSLPSHPSVQDLKVIKKCQEIQESAGEAMVSGTNSEDESCSASSDDVVSTASSSAASDSTTSSNQLKNSRMSFEEVLLIEKINSLSGTPMEVSWSEDADGLGNSSTL from the exons ATGCATCAAAAACGCCAAAGTTTTTGCCAATTCTCCGATACAAATCACaagtttcaaaagaaatttctatcGATACGTTGTGATGAACAACTTGAATTAAGTTATTACAATGTTATTTGGAATACAAGGAACGGAGTTGTTTATCAAGTAGAAAAAATAAGCTCCAGTTCAGGGACACGTAAAAACTGCGCATTTGCTTGGAAACGCAAACTTCGGCAGAGAAgtcaaagaaatttttcttataattttcatgaaaatgaaTATGCACTGCCTACAACAGAAAGAGTATTTACCACAAAATCTCGAATATATTATAGCGATgttaaaaaatgccaaaaaccTCTAGACCTATTaagttgtttaataaataacaattttatgacTTCTAAAGAATCGCATACGCTTACTAAAACCAAAGATGCGGAAGTGCTTTTAAGTTTGAACATCACAACACCGGATAAAGAACATAAATCTAAATGTCCAAATGAAAAGCAACATTGGATTCAATTTAACACCTTCTGTTCCGATTTAGGTGAAGGTG ATCATAATCGCATATTGAATCAAACAATTACAACATCAACAAGCAACAATAAAGCAATTAGCAAACCGGAAACATCGTCAGAAACTACTTCCGAGCATCAGGAGATTGGTGGTAGCAACGTTGTTGTGaacattaataataacaataacatacaTGAGAAATCTACGACAGCAAGTACAAGGACAAATTCTAGAACATCATCACCGACAATACTAACAAATGcaacaaacacaacaataataaataataagaaaacacCCGCCTCGCCAGCTGTAACAGCATCCAACAATTCAATTGAAAAG AAACTTCATTCAAAACTTCCAAATTCCTCTACAACATCCTCCACCACATCAGCAGGTCGCAAATTGCTATTGCAAAAGCAACATCAACAATTGTCGGATGATACAATCACCAATAATTCGTCGCTGGAATTGAATAATGAATTACAACAATTGAAATGTCTAAATCGTCATTCTTATAATGGGTCATTCAACTATAAGACATTTGAGCAGCAACAACACCAGCTCcaagaattacaaaaacaaacggAACATCAGGCCAAAAGTACAGAAGCACTAGGAGTGCTATTACAATACTTGGTCTATGAT CTGGATGCTTTTGCTTGTCCTTCTTTGAAAACGGAAAGTTTGAAAACTaaagacaaattaaaaaaaactttactctTACTCGATGAAGCCAAACATGTTTGCTCCGAATTACAGGACCAGTTGGGTGACAAAGATGTCTACTATACACAAAGAGAAAATGAACTCCAGGCCTTACATCgctgtgaattggaaaaag CTCGATCAAATCTTGTGGAATTTCAAACCATGGCCAAACAACAAATTTCTTCTTTGGAAGCTCAATTACAAAATTCCGAAAGTGAAAATAAGCGTCTTTTGGAAGCATATCGGATTGAAATGGAACATAAAAtgtcacaaaaacaacaacagttagATACTGCCGAAGAACATGGAAAATCGTTGAGTGAACGTTTACAAGCTTTGGAAGTTTCAGAACAACAACTACGGGTTCAACTTACCCAGACAGAATCGTCATATGCCGGTCGTTTACAAGCTGCAGCCGAACGAGAACAAGAACTTACCGAACGCCTTAAACAACAAACCAAAGAATTAGataaattaaaagctttgaaAGAGAACAATGAAAGAGaacttaaagaaaaactgaATCTCTCAAACGACGAAGTTGCCGTTTTAAGAACTTCTCGCAGAAGTCTTAATGAAAGTGGGGTCGGCTCGCCACGTAATACTTCATCGTTAACATCATCTACCCATATGGAGTTGAATCGCTTGCAAAGTGAAGCAGAAAGTTTAAGATGTGTCTTGGAGTTAAAGCAGAAAGAAATATCCAAATTGacaaaacaaaatgaagaaTTATTAAGAGATGCTGATGAGAAATTAGCATTACAAGCTAAAATCTCCTTATTAGAATCGAAAAATGAAATGTTACATTCGGAACTAGAGATTAAGTCGGAAAAAGAAAA aGAATACCTACGACAGATTGATGAAGTCCAAAAGGCCTTTAGCCATGAAACTGTCAAACGTACTCGTCTCTCTTACGACAACGAAGCCTTGCAATGGCAATTGAAACAACGCTCCGAACAACTACATATTGTAGAAACAAAATTACAAGAACTCTCTGCTCATGACATCTCCACCACCTCAGTAGCCAATCGTTCTTCACAAAATGGCGCTTCATTAACCTCCTCCATTCACATGGATGACATTTCACCTCCCACTTCCCCCGTCATTAAAGGTGTCATTGAAAAAACAGATTCAGTGTCTTGGGTCCTTGAAATGGATGATGAGACTCCTGAAGCGGCAGCCTCTAAAATGGTAAAACGTGCCGGATCATTTAGATCTGTAGAACGCAGTCCTTCGACAAGACGACAATTGTCGGTTAGTGCCAGTGCGGCTTATAGTGGTAATATGACAAATTGTAACTCTAGTTTAATGGAGGTGGCTGGTCCAAATCCCCTATCCCAGTCTATGTCGGCCACATCAGTGATAAGAGAACATTCCAAAGTTGAAGTAAATGAATTTAACAACCGCTCTCATCCCCGTATACGCTCAAAGTCTGTAAGCATAAAGGGTTGCGAAAGCATTCAGCCACAGCCCAAATCATCTAAAAAAGTTTCTAGACAATTATCTGGCGGTTCTAGTTCGAGAAAAAATGAACTCTCCACTAACTGGAAAGAACCTGTGCTAACTAGCTCTCCTTATGTAATGAGACCCAGATCGTCGACCCTTAAAATTGATAACGAATCTGAGGAAGTATTATTTAGACGCAGTTCGGCTAGCAAGTTAATTACTTGCGACACTTCTGCCTTAAATAAAGGTGAACGCTTAGAAATGCGTTCCTTACCTTCCCATCCCTCTGTACAGGATTTGAAagtcatcaaaaaatgtcaagaAATTCAAGAATCTGCAGGTGAAGCAATGGTTTCAGGCACAAATTCAGAAGATGAAAGTTGTTCCGCCTCCTCAGATGATGTGGTCAGTACAGCTTCGTCTTCGGCAGCATCTGATTCAACAACTTCATCGAATCAACTGAAAAATTCACGCATGTCTTTTGAGGAAGTGTTGCTTATAGAGAAAATTAATAGCTTATCTGGCACCCCTATGGAGGTTAGCTGGTCTGAAGATGCTGACGGTCTAGGCAATAGCTCTACACTATGA